A genomic segment from Sphingopyxis sp. DBS4 encodes:
- a CDS encoding TonB-dependent receptor, translating into MTLRNILLGATMLCAATPAFAFAQEGPAPADDTTATSDVTDYGNDIIVTASKRSQTLQDTPIAVSVTSAADIQNAQIRDLIDLQSAVPSLRVSQLQSSANTNFIIRGFGNGANNPGIEPSVGVFIDGVYRSRSAAQIGDLPNVERIEVLRGPQSTLFGKNASAGVISIVTQKPQYTFGGSVEASYGNYDAIVLKGDITGPISDTIAFSLGANFNRRDGYARDLNLDTDVNDRNRWGVRGQLLFEPTDALSIRLIGDYDKIDENCCIAGNVIAGPTVPITDFLAGGTSVDAENPFSYRVYNNFLSSNRIENYGGSGQIDYDLGNMALTSITAYRQVRADTNQDSDFTSADLIGRKSDDTAINTFTQELRLASDFDGPINFLVGGYYFNEKIKQHSQIAFGSDFRDYGNALIQAASGGALSVGTLEGALGAYEGDPTKYLGDFFHVGDGMDEYYRMKNTAWSIFGTLDFEISDRLTLTLGGNYTKDKKRFSTNVKSTDVFSGIDLDAAAYTPFRQMLLVGAGVDPVQAAYLAANPTLTLPDGSSANPLSGLKAFQFLPPFLDVPNEVEPGKTNDGDFSYSARLAYKLTDTLNVYATYATGFKASSVNLSRDSRPLAADLPAIIAAGRGLPNLVAGTRFAAPEESTVYEAGLKAQWSVASLNLAVFKQSIKGFQSNVFTGTGFALANAGKQSTWGLEFDGSVRPVQGLNLNLAVTWLDPKYDSFVKSAFGDLSGLKPAGIPDLSVSMGGTYTHEFAGGTKAIMHVDYQYESPTQIVDGLLGLPATVAQNLKREVNQLNASFTVALTNGFELGVWGRNLTNAQYLTTVFNAVAQSGSVSGYPSQPRTYGVTGRFKF; encoded by the coding sequence ATGACTTTGCGCAACATCCTGTTGGGCGCCACCATGCTGTGCGCCGCTACCCCCGCTTTCGCCTTTGCCCAGGAGGGCCCCGCCCCCGCTGACGATACGACCGCGACGTCGGACGTCACCGACTATGGCAACGACATCATCGTCACCGCGTCGAAGCGCTCGCAGACGCTGCAGGATACGCCGATCGCCGTTTCGGTGACCTCGGCCGCCGACATCCAGAACGCGCAGATCCGCGACCTTATCGACCTGCAATCGGCGGTGCCGAGCCTTCGCGTCTCGCAGCTTCAGTCGAGCGCGAACACCAATTTCATCATCCGCGGCTTCGGCAACGGCGCGAACAACCCTGGCATCGAACCCTCGGTCGGCGTGTTCATCGACGGCGTCTATCGCTCGCGCTCGGCCGCCCAGATCGGCGACCTTCCCAATGTCGAGCGCATCGAGGTGCTGCGCGGCCCGCAGTCGACCCTGTTCGGCAAGAATGCCTCGGCGGGCGTCATCAGCATCGTCACGCAAAAGCCGCAATATACGTTTGGCGGCTCGGTCGAGGCGAGCTACGGCAATTATGACGCCATCGTCCTCAAGGGCGACATCACCGGCCCGATCAGCGACACCATCGCTTTCTCGCTCGGCGCCAATTTCAACCGCCGCGACGGCTATGCCCGCGACCTGAACCTCGACACCGACGTCAACGACCGCAACCGCTGGGGCGTGCGCGGCCAGTTGCTGTTCGAGCCGACCGACGCGCTGTCGATCCGCCTGATCGGCGATTATGACAAGATCGACGAGAATTGCTGCATCGCCGGCAACGTCATCGCCGGCCCGACCGTGCCGATCACCGACTTCCTGGCGGGCGGCACCAGCGTCGATGCCGAAAATCCCTTCTCCTACCGCGTCTACAATAATTTCCTGTCGTCGAACCGGATCGAGAATTACGGCGGGTCGGGCCAGATCGATTATGATCTCGGCAATATGGCGCTGACCTCGATCACCGCCTATCGTCAGGTGCGCGCCGACACCAACCAGGATTCGGACTTCACCAGTGCCGACCTGATCGGCCGCAAGTCCGACGATACCGCGATCAACACCTTCACCCAGGAACTGCGCCTCGCGTCGGATTTCGACGGCCCGATCAACTTCCTGGTCGGCGGCTATTATTTCAACGAGAAGATCAAGCAGCACAGCCAGATCGCTTTTGGCAGCGATTTCCGGGATTATGGCAATGCCCTGATCCAGGCGGCAAGCGGCGGTGCGCTCAGCGTCGGAACGCTTGAGGGCGCGCTCGGCGCCTATGAGGGCGACCCCACGAAATATCTGGGCGATTTCTTCCACGTCGGCGACGGCATGGACGAATATTACCGGATGAAGAACACCGCCTGGTCGATCTTCGGCACGCTCGACTTCGAGATCAGCGATCGCCTGACGCTGACCCTCGGCGGCAACTATACGAAGGACAAGAAGCGCTTCTCGACCAACGTCAAGAGCACCGATGTCTTCTCTGGCATCGACCTCGACGCCGCGGCCTATACGCCGTTCCGTCAGATGTTGCTCGTCGGCGCCGGTGTCGATCCGGTTCAGGCGGCCTATCTCGCCGCCAATCCGACGCTGACCCTGCCCGACGGCAGCAGTGCCAACCCGCTGAGCGGGCTGAAGGCGTTCCAGTTCCTGCCGCCGTTCCTCGACGTTCCGAACGAGGTCGAACCGGGCAAGACCAACGACGGCGACTTCAGCTACAGCGCGCGTCTCGCCTATAAGCTGACCGATACGCTCAACGTCTATGCGACCTATGCGACCGGCTTCAAGGCAAGCTCGGTCAACCTGTCGCGCGACAGCCGTCCGCTCGCCGCCGACCTGCCCGCGATCATCGCGGCCGGGCGCGGGTTGCCGAATCTGGTTGCAGGCACGCGCTTCGCGGCGCCGGAAGAGTCGACCGTCTATGAAGCGGGCCTCAAGGCGCAGTGGTCGGTCGCGTCGTTGAACCTCGCGGTGTTCAAGCAGTCGATCAAGGGCTTCCAGTCGAACGTCTTCACCGGCACCGGCTTCGCGCTCGCCAACGCGGGCAAGCAGTCGACCTGGGGTCTCGAATTCGACGGGTCGGTGCGGCCGGTGCAGGGGCTGAACCTGAACCTTGCGGTGACCTGGCTCGATCCCAAATACGACAGCTTTGTCAAATCGGCGTTCGGCGACCTGTCGGGCCTGAAGCCCGCGGGCATCCCCGACCTGTCGGTCTCGATGGGCGGCACCTACACCCACGAATTTGCGGGTGGGACCAAGGCGATCATGCACGTCGACTATCAGTATGAAAGCCCGACCCAGATCGTCGACGGCCTGCTCGGCCTTCCGGCGACGGTGGCGCAGAATCTGAAGCGCGAAGTGAACCAGCTCAATGCCTCGTTCACCGTCGCGCTGACCAACGGGTTCGAGCTCGGCGTGTGGGGCCGCAACCTCACCAATGCGCAATATCTGACGACGGTGTTCAACGCCGTCGCCCAGTCGGGCAGCGTGTCGGGCTATCCCAGCCAGCCGCGCACCTATGGCGTGACCGGCCGCTTCAAATTCTGA
- a CDS encoding cytochrome b: protein MATVPEATPQERLLRYDNGAVLLHWLTALIVVAQFVVGFAFAGMERGAARGDLFTVHKTIGATILVLALVRLGWRLVHPPPPFPTELPRWERIASVWTHRAFYVLLIALPLTGLMAVSGGASAEGKTSTALLGGIPLPLIPGVSDDAGEAIGGIHELLVFVKLALLVLHVAAALKHQIERQLAAGRMPPFQAPGERSVPAP from the coding sequence ATGGCGACCGTCCCCGAAGCCACGCCGCAGGAGCGGCTGCTGCGCTATGACAATGGCGCGGTGCTGCTGCACTGGCTGACGGCGCTGATCGTGGTGGCGCAGTTCGTCGTCGGTTTCGCCTTTGCCGGTATGGAACGCGGCGCGGCGCGCGGCGATCTTTTCACCGTCCACAAGACGATCGGCGCGACGATCCTGGTTCTCGCGCTCGTGCGGCTCGGCTGGCGCCTTGTTCACCCGCCGCCGCCCTTCCCGACCGAATTGCCGCGCTGGGAACGCATCGCGAGCGTCTGGACGCACCGGGCCTTCTATGTCCTGCTCATCGCGCTTCCATTGACCGGGCTGATGGCCGTGTCGGGAGGCGCGAGCGCCGAGGGCAAGACCAGCACCGCTCTGCTTGGCGGCATCCCCCTGCCGCTGATCCCCGGCGTGTCGGACGATGCCGGCGAAGCGATCGGCGGCATCCACGAACTGCTCGTGTTCGTGAAGCTGGCGCTGCTCGTGCTGCACGTCGCCGCAGCGCTCAAGCATCAGATCGAACGCCAGCTCGCCGCCGGGCGGATGCCGCCTTTTCAGGCTCCGGGTGAACGCTCCGTCCCCGCGCCCTGA